The Corvus moneduloides isolate bCorMon1 chromosome 18, bCorMon1.pri, whole genome shotgun sequence genome window below encodes:
- the LOC116453252 gene encoding melanotransferrin-like, with product MMKTVILIVLIIFSLLASGKKFRWCTLSDLEQRKCAELSKALMAVLPLTTASSFTRISCIRAHNTYDCIDKIRANKADAASLDAGDVYSAVKLYGLAVVAKEIYDQGNCVFAVAIAKRGGLDIQSLRGVRSCHNGARWTSGWNIPLGFLLARNYLSWDEAQPLSQAISEYFNASCVPGVGVAAPRLCALCQGQKSYVRDRNHFCETSSNEPFYDSEGAFRCLKDGVADVAFLDHLRIMSATESEQQEYELLCPDGSTAELTEYSTCNLGKGPGRGIITRNNFQKITNKFLSMIQRLFGHKGNERARFELFSSAPFGGKNLLFRDATQHLQLLEEKLEIAYVLGLDYVSLLKGLGHEGSSLDNSIVRWCCISDAELRKCEEWALSIKSDPLVCVQATSMTKCIEMIKSSEADAVTLDATHVYIAGRCGLVPVAAECYGGDCAPAAETMEKTRKLIHLKHKALPPVYAVALAKKSAKQIHINNLRGRRSCHSHLYSPGGWLLLSRHTVGARQNDIENCDIGSAYQNYFWKGCMPGADGNLCKVCIGDGEVEGARVSSRCAASHNERYYGNMGALRCLVGNPSGRSFGDVAFLEHSNLLQNIEDLGSSGWAKGYTPLDFELLCPDGARAAVTEWAGCNLGPIPPSTVMTRPVAVTKISDFLLKSQDSLGSKLDSEFQLFQSWKYGESDLLFKDTTQYLVHASHLSYQEILGESFIQLAESVFNCTPAGILDFCKQDICASSSN from the exons ATgatgaaaacagtgattttaattGTCCTAATCATCTTCTCTTTGCTGGCTTCAG GGAAGAAATTCCGATGGTGCACCCTTTCTGACCTGGAACAGAGAAAGTGTGCAGAGCTCTCCAAAGCACTTATGGCTGTGCTACCCCTCACTACTGCCAGTTCCTTTACTAGGATTTCTTGCATCAGAGCGCACAATACATATGACTGCATTGATAAAATCAGG GCAAATAAAGCAGATGCTGCCTCCTTGGATGCTGGAGATGTTTACTCTGCTGTAAAGCTGTACGGTTTGGCAGTAGTGGCAAAGGAGATCTATGATCAAG GAAATTGTGTGTTTGCTGTGGCCATTGCCAAACGAGGAGGTCTGGATATCCAGAGTCTACGAGGTGTGCGCAGCTGCCACAACGGAGCCCGGTGGACATCGGGCTGGAATATTCCACTTGGCTTTCTCCTTGCAAGAAATTATCTTTCCTGGGATGAGGCGCAACCTCTGAGCCAAG CAATCAGTGAGTATTTCAATGCAAGCTGCGTCCCTGGAGTTGGTGTTGCTGCTCCCCGATTGTGTGCTCTCTGCCAAGGACAAAAATCCTATGTCAGAGACAGGAACCACTTCTGTGAGACAAGCAGTAATGAGCCCTTCTATGACTCTGAGGGAGCCTTCAG GTGCTTGAAGGATGGAGTGGCAGATGTTGCCTTTTTAGATCATCTAAGAATTATGAGTGCCACAG AGTCAGAACAACAGGAATATGAACTCTTGTGTCCTGATGGGTCCACAGCTGAGCTAACCGAATACAGCACCTGTAACCTGGGCAAGGGGCCTGGCCGTGGCATCATCACCCGCAACAACTTCCAGAAGATCACCAACAAATTTCTTAGCATGATCCAG CGCCTCTTTGGGcataaaggaaatgaaagagcCAGATTTGAACTCTTCAGTTCAGCACCCTTTGGGGGAAAGAACCTGTTGTTCCGAGATGCCACTCAGCACCTGCAGCTTCTCGAGGAGAAGCTGGAGATTGCCTATGTCCTTGGTCTGGATTATGTATCTCTCCTTAAGGGACTTGGCCATGAAG GGAGCTCTTTGGACAACAGCATTGTGCGCTGGTGCTGCATCAGCGACGCTGAACTTCGCAAATGTGAGGAGTGGGCACTGAGCATCAAATCCGACCCATTGGTCTGCGTCCAAGCAACTTCCATGACCAAATGCATTGAAATGATCAAG AGTAGTGAGGCTGATGCGGTCACCCTGGATGCAACGCATGTGTACATTGCAGGGAGATGTGGACTGGTGCCTGTAGCTGCAGAATGCTATG GGGGAGATTGTGCCCCAGCAGCTGAGACCATGGAGAAAACACGGAAACTAATTCATCTTAAGCACAAAG CACTACCACCCGTTTATGCTGTTGCCCTAGCTAAGAAAAGTGCCAAACAGATTCACATCAATAACCTTAGGGGAAGACGATCCTGCCACAGTCACCTGTACAGTCCTGGAGGATGGTTACTTCTGTCCAGACACACAGTGGGAGCTCGGCAGAATGATATTGAGAACTGTGATATTGGCTCTG CTTATCAGAATTACTTTTGGAAGGGCTGCATGCCAGGAGCAGATGGAAACCTGTGCAAGGTGTGCATCGGAGATGGTGAGGTGGAAGGAGCTCGAGTGTCCAGCAGATGTGCTGCAAGTCACAATGAACGTTACTATGGCAATATGGGAGCACTCAG GTGCCTAGTTGGCAATCCCAGTGGAAGAAGCTTTGGAGATGTAGCTTTCCTGGAACACTCTAACCTGCTCCAGAACATAGAGG atctgggcagctctggctgggcaAAAGGTTATACCCCTCTTGACTTTGAACTCTTGTGTCCAGACGGAGCACGCGCTGCAGTCACAGAATGGGCAGGTTGTAACCTTGGCCCCATTCCCCCCAGCACAGTCATGACTCGACCGGTTGCTGTCACTAAAATCTCTGACTTTCTATTGAAATCCCAG GACTCTCTGGGAAGCAAATTGGATTCTGAGTTCCAGCTCTTTCAGTCCTGGAAGTATGGTGAAAGTGATCTGCTTTTCAAAGACACTACTCAGTACCTTGTTCATGCAAGTCACCTGAGCTATCAGGAGATCCTTGGAGAGTCTTTCATTCAGCTGGCAGAATCAGTGTTTAATTGCACACCTGCAG GCATCTTGGACTTCTGCAAACAGGATATCTGTGCATCCTCATCCAACTGA